From a single Paraburkholderia sp. FT54 genomic region:
- a CDS encoding 2-dehydropantoate 2-reductase — translation MKVAIYGAGAIGGWMGVKLAQAGHGVSVVARGATLNALREHGLRLIEGGVTHAVKVNASDKPADLGVQDLVVVAVKGPAMASVAAQIAPLLGAQTIVLTAMNGVPWWFCDGLGADFAGKRLKSIDPDGAIAAAIPSARTVGCVVHASCLVEAPGVIRHHQGNGLIIGEASGQASERVAALTGTLAAAGFNASASAQIQRDVWYKLWGNMTMNPISAITGATTDRILSDELARNFVTSIMLEAKEIGARFGIPIDQAPADRHEVTLKLGAMKTSMLQDVQAGKAVELDALVAAVRELGQLTGVATPYTDALLGLARLHASTLGLYPRQ, via the coding sequence ATGAAAGTAGCTATCTACGGCGCAGGCGCGATCGGCGGCTGGATGGGGGTGAAGCTCGCGCAGGCCGGCCACGGCGTGAGCGTGGTGGCGCGCGGCGCGACGCTGAACGCGCTGCGCGAGCACGGCTTGCGTCTGATCGAAGGCGGCGTCACGCATGCCGTGAAAGTGAACGCGAGCGACAAGCCCGCGGACCTCGGCGTGCAGGATCTCGTCGTGGTTGCGGTGAAGGGACCGGCGATGGCGTCGGTGGCCGCGCAGATCGCGCCGCTGCTCGGCGCGCAAACCATCGTGCTGACCGCGATGAACGGCGTGCCCTGGTGGTTCTGCGACGGGCTCGGCGCGGACTTCGCAGGCAAGCGCCTGAAGTCGATCGATCCCGACGGCGCGATTGCCGCCGCGATTCCGAGCGCGCGGACCGTGGGCTGTGTGGTGCACGCCAGTTGCCTCGTCGAGGCGCCGGGCGTCATCCGGCATCATCAGGGTAATGGCCTGATTATCGGCGAGGCGTCGGGGCAGGCGAGCGAGCGCGTCGCGGCGCTCACGGGCACGCTCGCGGCGGCCGGCTTCAATGCGTCGGCGTCGGCGCAGATCCAGCGCGACGTCTGGTACAAGCTGTGGGGCAACATGACGATGAATCCGATCAGCGCCATCACTGGCGCGACCACCGACCGGATCCTCAGCGACGAGCTGGCGCGCAACTTCGTGACGAGCATCATGCTGGAAGCGAAGGAAATCGGCGCGCGTTTTGGCATTCCGATCGATCAGGCGCCGGCGGATCGTCACGAAGTCACGCTCAAACTCGGCGCGATGAAAACCTCGATGCTGCAGGACGTGCAGGCGGGTAAAGCGGTCGAACTCGACGCGCTGGTGGCCGCGGTGCGTGAACTCGGACAACTGACAGGCGTCGCCACGCCGTACACGGATGCGTTGCTCGGGCTCGCGCGCCTGCATGCCAGCACGCTGGGTCTGTATCCGAGGCAATGA
- a CDS encoding FAD-dependent oxidoreductase produces the protein MSRPFKPYPFSPRHYEGVVPPLVDGRDPLRRPVAIVGGGPVGMTLALALARQGVRSVLIEADDGVCTGSRAICISRRSLEIFKRLGVVQGFLQKGLPWTGGRSFYRDTEVFRFAMHQDDEQSLPPMINIAQYQIEQLLLDEVERHADLIEIRWQTRVTGIEQKPAEPGREYADSADSTAGAMLALRTGDTAWQMHADWVVACDGGRSTIREALGLKLTGTTYEGRYVIVDIELDSARATERLAYFDPPSNPGSTVLVHKQPDNVWRIDYQLRDDEDPEAAVQPENVMPRVQSVLDSMGETGAWSPIWITVYKANALTLERYRHGPVLFAGDAAHLVPIFGVRGANSGIDDADNLGWKLGCVVNGVASPRLLDSYSDERVFAARENLSYGMKSTEFMAPPSFAFDLMRQAVLGLAEHHAAVRPLINPRQTHAIAYAQSPLNHAAADPAGAFRHGPASGTVLPECRLTRMEDGVAVDIHLTDLLGPCFTALRFGTNTNTNTNADPTRDDEWQQLQSTLAEQRIPFKAVTLVMGDRQNAMRSNVVDHTGRLHDMLDATPGTVYLIRPDGHVLARWRDGSAAATQRAIHAALTI, from the coding sequence ATGAGCCGCCCCTTCAAACCCTATCCGTTTTCGCCTCGTCACTATGAAGGCGTGGTGCCGCCGCTCGTCGACGGGCGCGACCCGCTCAGGCGGCCCGTGGCGATCGTCGGCGGCGGCCCGGTCGGCATGACGCTGGCGCTCGCGCTGGCTCGCCAGGGCGTGCGCTCGGTGCTGATCGAAGCCGACGACGGCGTGTGCACCGGCAGCCGCGCGATCTGCATCTCGCGGCGCAGTCTGGAGATATTCAAGCGTCTGGGCGTCGTGCAAGGCTTCCTGCAAAAAGGCTTGCCGTGGACGGGCGGCCGCAGCTTCTACCGCGACACCGAAGTGTTCCGCTTCGCCATGCATCAGGACGACGAGCAATCGCTGCCGCCGATGATCAACATCGCGCAATACCAGATCGAACAGTTGCTGCTCGACGAGGTGGAACGGCATGCCGATCTGATCGAGATCCGCTGGCAGACGCGCGTGACCGGCATCGAACAGAAACCGGCGGAACCGGGCCGCGAGTACGCAGACAGCGCCGACAGCACGGCCGGCGCGATGCTCGCGCTGCGCACCGGCGACACCGCATGGCAGATGCACGCGGACTGGGTGGTCGCCTGCGACGGCGGCCGCAGCACGATTCGCGAAGCGCTCGGTCTCAAGCTCACCGGCACCACCTACGAAGGCCGCTACGTGATCGTGGACATCGAACTGGACAGCGCGCGCGCCACCGAACGCCTCGCCTATTTCGATCCGCCGTCCAATCCGGGCTCGACGGTGCTGGTGCACAAACAGCCCGACAACGTCTGGCGCATCGACTACCAGCTTCGCGACGACGAAGACCCGGAAGCCGCCGTGCAGCCCGAGAACGTCATGCCGCGCGTGCAGAGCGTGCTCGATTCGATGGGCGAGACCGGCGCATGGTCGCCGATCTGGATCACCGTCTACAAGGCCAACGCGTTGACGCTGGAACGCTACCGGCACGGCCCCGTGCTGTTCGCGGGCGACGCCGCGCATCTCGTGCCGATTTTCGGCGTGCGCGGCGCCAATTCGGGTATCGACGACGCGGACAACCTCGGCTGGAAACTGGGCTGCGTGGTGAACGGCGTGGCATCGCCGCGGCTGCTCGACAGTTACAGCGACGAGCGCGTATTCGCGGCGCGCGAGAACCTGAGCTACGGCATGAAGAGCACGGAATTCATGGCACCTCCCTCGTTCGCCTTCGACCTGATGCGCCAGGCCGTGCTCGGCCTCGCCGAGCATCACGCGGCCGTGCGTCCGCTGATCAATCCGCGGCAGACGCATGCGATTGCCTACGCGCAGTCGCCGCTCAACCACGCCGCAGCCGACCCGGCCGGTGCTTTCAGGCACGGCCCGGCGTCAGGCACGGTGCTGCCGGAATGCCGGCTCACACGCATGGAGGACGGCGTGGCCGTCGATATTCATTTGACGGATCTGCTCGGGCCTTGCTTCACCGCGCTGCGCTTCGGAACGAACACGAACACGAATACGAACGCGGACCCGACGCGCGACGACGAGTGGCAGCAGTTGCAAAGCACCCTGGCCGAGCAACGTATCCCGTTCAAAGCCGTCACGCTGGTCATGGGCGACAGGCAAAACGCCATGCGCTCAAACGTGGTCGATCACACCGGCCGCCTGCACGACATGCTCGACGCCACGCCCGGCACCGTCTATCTGATCCGGCCCGACGGCCATGTACTCGCCCGCTGGCGCGACGGCAGCGCAGCGGCCACGCAGCGCGCCATCCACGCGGCGCTGACGATCTAA
- a CDS encoding LysR family transcriptional regulator — MNQLQAMRVFINIAETMSFGQAAANLGISNAMATRYLEQLEAHLNTRLVNRNTRSLSLTEEGEIYSKGCRNVLDEIEEIETVAIRGTTEPSGTLRIAAGASFSLSSLTPLLQEYLQAYQNVRLSVTLLHQHVDFVREGFDVGIVLPTQISGTTLIKRSLLSVRPIAVASPSYLSVRGVPSRPADLTSHAFLALIAAAHDGDWIFVSRDLREKRVSLDAALVVNNASMLRQAALAGTGIAVLPENHVLTDLRNGTLMQVLTDFRITNADKELALVYADRRHISAKTRSFVDFSVEWFRANADRMTSMASASK; from the coding sequence ATGAATCAGCTTCAGGCAATGCGAGTATTTATCAATATCGCGGAAACGATGTCATTCGGCCAGGCCGCGGCCAATCTCGGCATTTCGAATGCCATGGCTACGCGTTACCTCGAGCAGCTCGAGGCTCATCTCAACACGAGACTCGTCAATCGCAATACGCGTAGTCTGTCCTTGACGGAAGAGGGAGAGATCTACTCGAAAGGCTGCCGCAACGTGCTCGATGAAATCGAGGAGATCGAAACGGTGGCGATACGCGGCACGACCGAACCGTCCGGCACGTTGAGAATCGCTGCCGGCGCATCGTTCTCACTGTCCAGCCTGACACCGCTGCTACAGGAATACCTGCAGGCATATCAGAATGTCAGGCTCTCGGTCACGCTGCTGCATCAGCATGTCGATTTCGTGAGAGAAGGCTTCGATGTCGGGATCGTGCTGCCCACGCAGATCAGCGGCACCACGTTGATCAAACGCTCGTTGCTGAGCGTGCGCCCTATTGCCGTCGCGTCTCCCAGCTATCTGTCGGTCAGAGGGGTCCCGTCGCGGCCGGCCGATTTGACCTCGCACGCCTTTCTTGCCCTCATTGCCGCCGCGCATGACGGTGACTGGATCTTCGTTTCCCGGGATCTCCGCGAGAAACGCGTGTCGCTCGACGCCGCACTGGTCGTGAACAATGCCTCGATGCTGCGGCAAGCCGCGCTTGCGGGCACGGGCATCGCGGTCCTGCCTGAAAATCATGTGCTGACCGATTTGCGCAATGGCACCCTCATGCAGGTCCTGACGGACTTCCGCATCACGAATGCCGACAAGGAGTTGGCGCTGGTGTACGCGGACCGGCGCCACATTTCCGCGAAAACCCGTTCATTCGTCGATTTTTCTGTCGAGTGGTTTCGCGCCAACGCGGACCGTATGACCTCCATGGCATCCGCAAGCAAGTAG
- a CDS encoding efflux RND transporter periplasmic adaptor subunit, with translation MPVSLLGCLIRSSNAPKRLLDRVRRRPALALALLALLAACGKPAAPEASQPVDVTVTTVAPRDTPVDFEFVAQTQSSRAVEIRARVDGFLDKRTYTEGQMVRQGQTLFLMDPKPFEAALQSARGALAQQQARLEVAKANLARVMPLAAQNALSKKDLDDATGGEREAQAAVIAAKGQVQAAQLNLGYTTIKSPLAGLSSYARQQEGSYVTPAQSGLLTYVYQMDPMWVEFSISENEMLRYRDQISKGQLRFPAGNQFEISLLLADGSTFPARGHIDFANPVFSAETGTFLVRAVFANEKGTLRPGQFVRARVSGAVRPNAVLLPQRAVQQGAKSHFVWTVDKDDKPRQRFVEVGEWQGDDSLINDGLRAGERVVVDGAVRLSPDATIRITGNGASAERTAKVMPPVAQQDPEDNSAH, from the coding sequence ATGCCTGTTTCGCTGTTGGGATGCCTGATTCGCTCGTCGAACGCACCGAAGCGCCTGCTTGATAGGGTACGGAGACGGCCGGCGCTGGCGTTAGCCCTGCTCGCATTACTGGCCGCTTGCGGCAAGCCAGCCGCTCCTGAAGCCTCCCAGCCAGTCGACGTCACGGTCACGACTGTGGCGCCGCGCGATACCCCGGTAGATTTCGAGTTTGTTGCCCAGACTCAAAGCTCGCGTGCCGTGGAAATTCGCGCACGGGTCGACGGCTTTCTGGATAAGCGGACGTACACGGAAGGCCAGATGGTTCGTCAGGGCCAGACGCTCTTTCTGATGGATCCCAAGCCATTCGAGGCAGCGTTGCAATCGGCTCGAGGCGCACTCGCCCAGCAGCAGGCGCGGCTGGAAGTGGCGAAAGCCAACCTCGCGCGCGTCATGCCTCTCGCGGCACAGAACGCATTGAGCAAGAAGGATCTCGACGACGCGACCGGGGGCGAGCGCGAGGCGCAAGCCGCCGTGATCGCCGCAAAAGGGCAGGTCCAGGCGGCGCAACTGAATCTCGGCTACACCACGATCAAATCGCCGCTTGCCGGCTTGTCGAGTTATGCGAGACAGCAGGAAGGCAGTTATGTCACGCCCGCCCAGTCCGGCTTGTTGACGTACGTCTACCAGATGGATCCCATGTGGGTCGAGTTCAGCATCTCGGAGAACGAGATGCTGCGATACCGTGACCAGATTTCAAAAGGCCAGTTGCGTTTTCCCGCCGGCAACCAGTTCGAAATCTCGCTGCTACTGGCCGACGGTTCGACGTTTCCCGCGCGCGGGCATATCGATTTTGCCAATCCCGTATTCAGCGCGGAAACCGGCACGTTTCTCGTGCGAGCGGTATTCGCCAATGAAAAAGGCACGTTGCGTCCGGGGCAGTTCGTGCGCGCGCGAGTGTCGGGCGCCGTGCGGCCGAATGCCGTTCTGCTGCCCCAGCGTGCCGTGCAGCAGGGCGCGAAAAGCCATTTCGTGTGGACGGTCGACAAGGATGACAAGCCTCGTCAACGCTTCGTGGAGGTTGGCGAATGGCAAGGCGACGACAGCCTCATCAACGACGGCTTGCGCGCCGGAGAAAGAGTCGTTGTGGATGGCGCGGTGCGACTATCGCCCGATGCGACGATCAGGATAACGGGGAATGGTGCCTCCGCGGAGCGTACCGCGAAAGTCATGCCGCCCGTTGCGCAACAAGATCCCGAAGACAATTCTGCGCACTAG
- a CDS encoding multidrug efflux RND transporter permease subunit: protein MKLSHFCIDRPIFASVISIVIALGGLLAMFALPVAQYPEITPPQITITASYPGASADVVANNVAAPIEQQVNGADNMIYMTSSSSSTGSLTINVFFRNGTNPDLAQVDVQNRVNLALPQLPQSVQSQGVQVQKKSSAFMMVIAVYSADNRVDSTYVANYANVYVLDALKRIPGANQASIFGTPDYAMRIWLRPDRMAQLGITATDVQNAVANQNQQFAVGRLGQAPTGAPVEQSFAVTTSGRLSSPAEFGDIIIRASSNGAAIVRLKDVGRAELGQKDYSIRSRFQGKPATVIAVYQQPGANALDVSKQVRATLADMKRSFPEGVDYSIAMDTTDFTRASIADVVKTFFEAVVLVVIVVFVFLQNFRATLIPVLAVPVSILGTFMGMAALGFSINMLTMFGMVLAIGIVVDDAIVVIENVERNMREFNLSPNAAAKRAMDEVSGPVVTIVLVMCAVFVPVAFLGGITGQMYKQFAITIAISVILSGIVALTLSPALAAVLLKPRSHEKNRFFRWFDNAFARVTAGYSRAVAFAIRRFVVALWVFAGMVVLAVTMMRSIPHAFLPPEDQGYLLGAVIMPDAASLDRTGRVSSRVTDYFAKQAAVSSVTVVDGYSLLDNQTMNNASTFFVGLKGFDERYSWANIRTQNAHALLLGAYQALSRIEESIVVPVNPPSIPGLGTTGGTEMWIQSKGDATTAQLAHVVHDFVARAKARPELAGVTSTFNAFSQQLRVDVDRDRAATLGVPIDEIYSTMQTMFGSLYVSQFNQSSRLWQVILQAEPSYRLKPTDLDQVFVRSATGTMVPLKSVVTYRYVAGPSLMTRFNDFPAVMVTANAAPGHSSGEVIGVLEELARTMPAGYGVGWSGEAYEARQSGGTSGLVFVFGLVMVFLILAAQYERWSLPVGVLMAVPFALFGALLAILSRGLNNDVYFQIGLTMLVALAAKNAILIFEFAVLNRAQGASAFDAAMTAARDRLRPIVMTSFAFILGCVPLAIATGASQNSRHSIGTGVIGGMLGATGVAVFFIPMFFFLLESISGRRVAKKKKSAMPEGRDERAPSDSPSVANSSTGMQPGTKQDD, encoded by the coding sequence ATGAAGCTCTCCCATTTCTGTATCGACAGGCCGATTTTCGCGTCCGTCATCTCCATTGTCATTGCGCTGGGCGGCCTGTTGGCCATGTTCGCGCTGCCGGTTGCGCAGTACCCGGAGATTACGCCGCCGCAGATCACTATCACTGCCAGCTACCCCGGCGCGAGCGCCGATGTGGTGGCGAACAACGTTGCAGCGCCCATCGAGCAGCAGGTCAACGGCGCGGACAACATGATCTACATGACTTCGTCGAGTTCGTCGACGGGCAGTTTGACGATCAACGTGTTCTTCCGTAATGGCACCAATCCTGATCTGGCCCAGGTCGACGTGCAGAACCGCGTCAACCTCGCCTTGCCGCAGCTGCCGCAGTCTGTGCAGTCGCAGGGGGTGCAGGTGCAGAAAAAGTCTTCCGCGTTCATGATGGTGATCGCGGTGTACTCAGCGGATAACCGTGTCGATTCGACCTACGTCGCGAACTACGCGAACGTGTACGTGCTCGATGCGCTCAAGCGCATTCCGGGCGCGAATCAGGCCAGCATCTTCGGCACGCCGGACTACGCCATGCGCATCTGGCTGCGCCCGGACCGCATGGCGCAGCTCGGCATTACGGCGACCGACGTGCAGAACGCTGTAGCCAACCAGAATCAGCAGTTCGCGGTCGGCCGTCTCGGCCAGGCGCCGACCGGCGCGCCGGTTGAGCAGTCGTTCGCCGTGACGACGAGTGGGCGTCTTTCCAGTCCCGCCGAATTCGGCGACATCATCATTCGCGCGTCGAGCAACGGTGCGGCGATCGTGCGGTTGAAAGACGTGGGACGCGCCGAGCTCGGGCAGAAAGACTATTCGATACGCAGCAGATTCCAGGGCAAGCCCGCTACGGTAATCGCCGTTTACCAGCAGCCCGGCGCCAACGCGCTGGATGTGTCGAAGCAGGTGCGTGCCACGCTGGCGGACATGAAACGATCGTTTCCTGAGGGCGTCGATTACAGCATCGCAATGGATACCACCGACTTCACGCGTGCTTCCATTGCGGATGTGGTGAAGACTTTTTTCGAAGCCGTCGTGCTGGTGGTGATTGTCGTATTCGTCTTCCTGCAGAACTTTCGCGCGACGCTGATTCCGGTGCTGGCGGTTCCGGTCTCCATCCTGGGGACGTTCATGGGCATGGCCGCGCTGGGCTTCTCGATCAACATGCTGACAATGTTCGGCATGGTGCTGGCAATCGGCATCGTGGTGGATGATGCGATCGTCGTGATCGAGAACGTCGAGCGCAACATGCGCGAGTTCAACCTCTCGCCGAATGCGGCGGCCAAGCGGGCAATGGATGAAGTGTCGGGCCCGGTTGTCACGATCGTGCTGGTCATGTGCGCCGTGTTCGTGCCGGTGGCGTTTCTGGGCGGCATTACAGGACAGATGTACAAGCAGTTTGCAATCACCATTGCGATTTCAGTGATCCTATCCGGCATCGTGGCCCTGACATTGTCGCCGGCGCTGGCGGCAGTATTGCTGAAACCGCGATCGCATGAAAAGAATCGCTTCTTCAGGTGGTTCGACAACGCGTTCGCTCGTGTCACGGCGGGTTACAGCCGCGCCGTGGCGTTCGCGATCAGACGGTTTGTCGTCGCGCTATGGGTGTTCGCCGGTATGGTTGTGCTCGCGGTCACGATGATGCGGTCCATTCCGCACGCCTTCCTGCCGCCTGAAGACCAGGGCTACCTGCTCGGCGCGGTCATCATGCCCGATGCGGCGAGTCTCGACCGCACGGGGCGCGTATCGTCGCGCGTCACCGACTACTTTGCCAAGCAGGCGGCGGTAAGCAGCGTCACGGTGGTTGACGGATACAGCCTGCTCGACAATCAGACCATGAACAACGCTTCAACGTTCTTTGTCGGGCTGAAGGGATTCGACGAACGTTATTCATGGGCGAACATTCGCACGCAGAATGCGCATGCGTTGTTGCTCGGCGCTTATCAGGCCTTGTCACGCATCGAGGAAAGCATCGTCGTGCCGGTCAACCCGCCGTCGATTCCGGGGCTCGGCACAACGGGCGGCACCGAGATGTGGATTCAGAGCAAAGGTGATGCGACCACGGCGCAACTCGCCCATGTCGTACACGATTTCGTCGCCAGGGCGAAGGCGCGTCCTGAACTGGCGGGCGTCACGTCGACCTTCAACGCGTTTTCGCAGCAGTTGCGCGTCGATGTCGATCGCGACCGGGCCGCCACGCTCGGCGTGCCGATCGACGAGATCTACAGCACGATGCAGACGATGTTCGGTTCGCTGTACGTGTCGCAGTTCAACCAGTCGAGCCGTCTGTGGCAGGTGATCCTTCAGGCGGAACCGTCATACCGGTTAAAGCCCACGGATCTCGACCAGGTCTTCGTGCGTAGCGCCACCGGCACCATGGTGCCGCTCAAATCGGTCGTGACGTACCGGTATGTGGCAGGCCCATCGCTGATGACGCGCTTCAATGATTTCCCGGCCGTGATGGTGACCGCCAATGCGGCACCGGGCCATAGCTCGGGCGAGGTGATTGGCGTGCTGGAGGAACTGGCGCGAACGATGCCCGCGGGATATGGCGTGGGGTGGAGCGGCGAAGCATATGAAGCGCGCCAGTCAGGCGGCACGTCCGGCCTCGTCTTCGTGTTCGGTCTGGTGATGGTGTTCCTGATTCTCGCTGCGCAATACGAACGCTGGAGCCTGCCGGTCGGGGTGCTGATGGCGGTGCCGTTCGCCCTGTTCGGCGCTTTGCTGGCCATTCTGTCAAGAGGCCTGAACAACGACGTCTATTTCCAGATCGGCCTCACGATGCTGGTCGCACTCGCAGCCAAGAATGCGATCCTCATTTTCGAGTTTGCGGTGCTCAATCGCGCACAAGGCGCATCGGCGTTCGATGCTGCAATGACCGCCGCCCGGGACCGTTTGCGGCCCATCGTCATGACGTCGTTCGCCTTTATTCTCGGCTGCGTTCCGCTTGCCATCGCGACCGGCGCGTCGCAGAACAGCCGGCATTCCATCGGCACCGGCGTGATTGGCGGCATGTTGGGCGCGACCGGCGTCGCCGTCTTCTTCATTCCGATGTTTTTCTTCCTGCTCGAATCGATTAGCGGGCGCCGCGTCGCAAAAAAGAAAAAGAGTGCCATGCCGGAAGGACGGGACGAACGCGCACCGTCCGATTCGCCCTCAGTGGCTAACAGTTCGACGGGTATGCAGCCCGGCACGAAGCAGGATGATTGA
- a CDS encoding efflux transporter outer membrane subunit produces the protein MRAVGSSFSWVSVFGLCLCLGGCVLGPDYARPSIETPATFRFAEGTQTQIADTAWWAQFGDPVLNDLIATALAQNRDLKIAAARVDEYRGQFVSTRSQLFPQVSAGFDAGRQRISPLAQASLPAGAGSVFNSFNATLPISWEIDVFGRVRRQTEAARANLLASEEGQRATILSLVASVAASYINLRSLDQQLEIAKATAASRAGSVKVFELRFKGGQISQVELAQSQSEYEASLADVPAIEAQIGQQEDALSILLGRNPGPVLRGRTLDQLQSPAVPAGLPSALLERRPDVLQAEQNLIGANALIGAARALYFPQISLTGLLGSSSTQLSTLFSGPANAWSFAGALTQPIFSAGNIAGQLEQAKARQQQALYAYQKSVQTAFQEVSDALLGVEKSRERLTAQERQVDALGTYARLARQRYDGGYTSYMEVLDAERSLFSAQLAYTQTRSNEFTSLVILYKALGGGWGVDAPDGIVQRGETR, from the coding sequence ATGCGTGCAGTCGGTTCAAGTTTTTCCTGGGTGTCGGTATTCGGGCTTTGCCTGTGTCTGGGTGGATGCGTGTTGGGCCCCGACTATGCCCGGCCGTCTATCGAAACACCTGCCACGTTCCGCTTTGCGGAGGGTACGCAGACGCAAATCGCCGATACGGCATGGTGGGCGCAGTTCGGCGATCCCGTGCTGAACGATCTGATCGCAACGGCGCTCGCGCAAAACCGGGATCTGAAAATCGCAGCAGCTCGAGTCGACGAGTATCGCGGTCAATTCGTCAGCACGCGCTCGCAGTTGTTTCCGCAGGTCAGCGCCGGCTTTGACGCCGGTCGCCAGCGCATCTCGCCGCTTGCGCAGGCATCGCTGCCGGCGGGTGCCGGTTCTGTCTTCAACTCGTTCAATGCCACGCTGCCCATCTCATGGGAGATCGACGTGTTCGGCCGCGTGCGGCGTCAGACCGAAGCCGCGCGCGCGAATCTGCTCGCCAGCGAGGAAGGCCAGCGGGCCACCATCCTCTCGCTAGTCGCGTCCGTTGCCGCCTCTTATATCAATCTGCGCAGTCTCGATCAGCAACTCGAGATTGCCAAAGCGACCGCGGCGAGCCGTGCGGGCTCGGTAAAAGTCTTCGAACTGCGCTTCAAGGGCGGGCAAATCTCGCAGGTCGAACTCGCGCAAAGTCAGTCGGAATACGAGGCGTCACTCGCGGACGTTCCCGCCATTGAGGCGCAGATCGGGCAGCAGGAAGACGCGCTCTCCATACTGCTCGGCCGCAACCCGGGCCCCGTTCTTCGTGGCCGCACGCTCGACCAACTTCAGTCCCCGGCGGTGCCGGCCGGTTTGCCCTCGGCCCTGCTCGAGCGCCGGCCGGACGTGCTGCAGGCGGAACAGAACCTGATCGGCGCCAATGCCCTGATCGGCGCCGCCCGCGCGCTTTATTTTCCCCAGATTTCGCTGACCGGGCTGCTGGGTTCGTCGAGCACGCAATTGAGCACGCTCTTCAGTGGGCCTGCGAACGCCTGGTCGTTCGCGGGCGCGCTCACGCAGCCGATCTTCTCCGCCGGTAACATTGCCGGACAGCTCGAACAGGCCAAGGCGCGCCAGCAACAAGCTCTGTATGCCTATCAGAAGTCGGTTCAGACCGCATTCCAGGAAGTCAGCGACGCACTGCTCGGCGTCGAGAAGTCTCGCGAACGGCTGACCGCGCAAGAGCGCCAGGTCGACGCGCTGGGCACCTATGCAAGGCTCGCGCGACAGCGCTACGACGGCGGCTACACCAGCTACATGGAGGTCCTCGACGCCGAGCGCAGTCTGTTCAGTGCGCAACTGGCCTACACGCAAACCCGCAGCAACGAATTCACCTCGCTCGTTATCCTTTACAAGGCGCTGGGCGGTGGTTGGGGCGTCGACGCGCCGGACGGCATTGTTCAGCGGGGTGAAACCAGATAG